The Nicotiana tomentosiformis chromosome 2, ASM39032v3, whole genome shotgun sequence genome includes the window ATTCAAGCAAGGGGTAGGAAAACGTCTACATATGTCTGTATGCATGATCTCAAGCAATTGAGAGCTCATTTTTGGCACCTTTAGTTGATTTGTTAGTCAGCTTACCCTTTATGCAGTCCACACAAGTCGTAAAGTCAGAAGAAGCAAGAGCTTTTAGAACTCCATCATTAACCAACTTTTTGACTCTATCACTAGATATGTGTCTCAATCTCTTGTGCCAAAGACTTGATGATTTTCTCATTGATAATATATCGCTTAGTGCCAATTTCTTTGTCATGCAAAGTTAAAATATTGCATTCAAATGTGGGGTCTAGCTCAAGTTTATATAAATTTccattcaaatttccaaaaccaATAACTTTATTATCTTTCAAAAGTTTCACAGAAGgataataaaaattcaaatcataTCCACTAATCGATAGTCTTGAAAGAGAAATTAAATTTCTAGAATATTTTGGAACATAAAAAGTATTTTCTAAATCTAAgtgaaaatcatccttcaaaatGAGCCTATAAGtccccacgccttctacatgtgAATGCTTCCTATTGCCAGAATAGACATATTGTTCACTTTCTATCGGCTTCCTCTAAGTTAGAAAGCCCTGCATAATTTTGACAGTGTGAATTGTAGCAAAAGAATCAATCCACCATGTATTATCAGAAACTTCTATAAAATTAGATTCATAACATACAAAGGTAAAATTACATTTCTTCTCAAGCTATTTCTTGTATTTAAGGCAATCTTTCTTCCAGTGTCCCTTCTTGTTACAGAAACGGCAAGCATCTTTTTCAAAAGTGCCTTTCTTCATCATGGGAACACTTTTGCCCTTCTTTGCATTTCTCTTATTATGAGTCACCAAATTAACACTTTCAGGTGTCTCATGCTTCAACCTCTCTTCTTCTTGAACACACATGGTCAAGAGTTCATTTATTGACCATTTATCCTTATGTGTGTCGTAAGAAATCTTAAACGGACTATATTCCGCAGGAAGGGAGTTGAGAATGAAATGCACAAGAAATGGTTCAAACATATCCACCTCAAGGGACTTGAGTTTAGCAGAAATGTCTCTCGTCTCCATAATGTGCTCGCGCACTGCACGACTTCTATCAAAAGTCATACTCGAGAGCCTCTTCATAAGGGTGTTGACCAATGCCTTGTCAGAGCTTACAAATTGTTCATCAATTTCCTTCATGTTAGCTTTGACCTTATCGCTATTAGGGATAGAAACCCTAATACTTTGGCTTATGCGGGCTTTGATGAGCATTAAACTTAAGCGATTAAATAGCTCCCACCGCTC containing:
- the LOC138906149 gene encoding uncharacterized protein gives rise to the protein MDQRPQFSTNYKRSSIQALQRKIQVFKIKNKVKSNERCSRSRLLVCDKITSLLLFLSLFDENAKIPMLSGDNYAEWKEKVLLTLGCSDLDLALRVDKPPIPMKSSTPAAKGNYERWELFNRLSLMLIKARISQSIRVSIPNSDKVKANMKEIDEQFVSSDKALVNTLMKRLSSMTFDRSRAVREHIMETRDISAKLKSLEVDMFEPFLVHFILNSLPAEYSPFKISYDTHKDKWSINELLTMCVQEEERLKHETPESVNLVTHNKRNAKKGKSVPMMKKGTFEKDACRFCNKKGHWKKDCLKYKK